Proteins co-encoded in one Sandaracinaceae bacterium genomic window:
- a CDS encoding RHS repeat-associated core domain-containing protein: MLDYYGPARFRRLRRATAADGSTRRSTPDDTNLVLALVIDEVGNEAHAEIDYHFVAPWRVTDPNGTVEAVQRDALGVIRRRTRYGTTLDRDGADVPHGFGPIARSAPPSLAAALADPLTALADQGALHAYAFGSAPGQPLTTLGIIAEQLVHRGPDPGEAPARAQVVVTFHDGFGQALQERMRVEDGDAWGERDGAWVEAPSADRWRVSGYVERDAKLRPVAAYEPFFVDGARYDAAPERRRVGVASVTTYDALDRPVREAHPNETFADTRFTPWARTRRDPNDTAEEATAYRAARAGLDATEPERLALEQALATAGTPVTVHYDALGHEVAVSEVIEGGRVLEEHADLDIRGLSERTTDRRGRTASTRAFDRLGRALFEWSMDAGETRVLHDALGREVRSWRSPVEVGGDEAEHRRAYDAAGRLRAVRLIEGATEVVVERYHYRHASSEAARRNQIGRLVSVEDGAGQLTFARYGAFGETLESARTLTQEPGLEPDWSGEVALETRAHRSVRAHDALGREVRVALPDGSVRETRHLRSGPVSQRSLTTPDGVRRPILRDARYNTRGQPERVELGNGVVIASSYDPETFRLRQRTAAAEGEAPLQDLRHTYDPVGNLVHLDDRAQRPGAERVIRGLTVGAHRTFRYDARYQLVGATGRVHRALIGGDYRGDAPPPGSFRGSKRAALNDGHEVSRYAREYAYDDAGVLEGWTHRPDWAQRGDRLSVEKWVDPDSHRSIPRYDVNGLPESDPGGHFDARGQLTWLATVRRMEWSAREKLRRVVLIERGAGELPDDERYDYAADGTRVRKVRRRRVAQETETVETVYLDGCELRRVARSSERIVRWTAHVEDGGQRIASVYHWELDRLGTETDDPAAVRTHYLLSDQVGSVSLEVGARREYLSYEEHFPFGRTAFVAGDVVREVAMRTLRFAQKNQDDATGFYCFQHRYYAPFIGNWVSPDPAGEVDGPNRYAYARNNPVNFVDPDGLQSVLAVGPPIEDEGEAIDYYNRTFARFLMRVITDLEPVEGESGQWRIPEGGHRQMSSAEWESQLGSSRVTALTRIEGGGSALPPPGATTGAPPEAPAGGGGDGGEGVGSLAPDPEALERDLAAIAALDVGVDPLAGLPGGGGEGEGDPPQIGGHGRGNGGGGGGDPSRGPGTGRAGIGTGAGRGIGEEGDAAGRGRGFGLGTHGDQAEGGVVGGSEAGRGRRPGGSPNGRDPRPGGGGRGGGHPGQRVPPPPGARVGERAIPGAEVGTTTGTGTTPHDTSGSDIGATGGSDAGSHLGSASGGANGDLLSGGEGGEHEATFEDSVNAIVGIATGDFAGNDPEDPNANENGVTGGVLGLFDFGEATPYVAAGAAIFLLLFGRLGAAKRAVRETLEQIGDAVGRWFRGARDWVGDIFGRARRWFSGTDVPDVPSRRVPNLPRDGVEPASWGGEFIDDGVLPDTGTPSHGRRLGSLRATAPNEWRSAAGLVYGPEHPNSKFRNRVEHVLNHAEDIPTRPGPHGHGVFDSGRRGALADVDEAWQRAQDSVPGLRVTPQGNRTVYDVPMERRVGFVGGKHGANTGNPDAGWIRIVIGDRGVVTAFPVRGPG, from the coding sequence GTGCTCGACTACTACGGGCCCGCGCGGTTCCGGCGCCTCCGCCGCGCGACCGCGGCGGACGGCAGCACGCGGCGGTCGACTCCCGACGACACCAACCTGGTGCTCGCGTTGGTCATCGACGAGGTGGGCAACGAGGCGCACGCGGAGATCGACTATCACTTCGTCGCGCCCTGGAGGGTCACCGACCCGAACGGGACCGTCGAGGCGGTACAGCGCGACGCGCTGGGCGTGATCCGACGGCGCACGCGTTACGGGACCACCCTCGACCGCGACGGCGCGGACGTGCCGCACGGCTTCGGGCCCATTGCCCGGAGCGCCCCACCCTCGCTCGCGGCCGCGCTCGCCGATCCGCTGACTGCGCTCGCCGACCAGGGCGCGCTCCACGCCTACGCGTTCGGGTCGGCGCCCGGCCAGCCGCTCACCACGCTCGGGATCATCGCGGAGCAGCTCGTCCATCGCGGGCCCGATCCCGGCGAGGCGCCAGCGCGCGCGCAGGTGGTCGTGACGTTCCACGACGGATTTGGCCAGGCGCTCCAGGAGCGCATGCGGGTCGAGGATGGAGACGCGTGGGGTGAGCGCGACGGCGCGTGGGTCGAGGCGCCGAGCGCGGATCGCTGGCGGGTGTCGGGCTACGTCGAGCGCGACGCGAAGCTCCGCCCTGTCGCGGCGTACGAGCCCTTCTTCGTCGACGGGGCGCGCTACGACGCGGCGCCCGAGCGGCGGCGGGTCGGCGTGGCGAGCGTCACGACGTACGACGCGCTGGACCGCCCCGTGCGCGAGGCGCACCCGAACGAGACCTTCGCCGACACGCGCTTCACGCCGTGGGCGCGCACGCGGCGCGATCCCAACGACACGGCGGAGGAGGCGACGGCGTATCGCGCCGCGCGCGCGGGGCTCGACGCCACCGAGCCCGAGCGGCTCGCGCTGGAGCAGGCGCTGGCCACCGCGGGGACGCCGGTGACGGTGCATTACGACGCGCTCGGGCACGAGGTCGCGGTCTCCGAGGTCATCGAGGGCGGGCGCGTGCTGGAGGAGCACGCCGACCTCGACATTCGAGGGCTGTCGGAGCGCACGACCGACCGCCGCGGCCGGACGGCGTCGACCCGCGCGTTCGATCGGCTCGGGCGCGCGCTCTTCGAGTGGTCCATGGACGCGGGCGAGACGCGCGTGCTCCATGACGCGCTCGGGCGCGAGGTGCGCTCGTGGCGCTCGCCGGTCGAGGTCGGCGGCGACGAGGCCGAGCACCGCCGCGCGTACGACGCGGCGGGCCGGCTTCGCGCGGTGCGGCTGATCGAAGGCGCGACCGAGGTGGTCGTCGAGCGCTATCACTACCGGCACGCCAGCTCCGAGGCGGCGCGCCGAAACCAGATCGGCCGCCTGGTCTCCGTCGAGGACGGCGCCGGCCAGCTCACGTTCGCGCGGTACGGCGCGTTCGGGGAGACGCTCGAGAGCGCGCGGACGCTCACGCAGGAGCCGGGGCTGGAGCCCGACTGGAGCGGCGAGGTGGCGCTCGAGACGCGGGCGCACAGGAGCGTGCGCGCGCACGACGCGCTCGGCCGCGAGGTCCGCGTGGCGCTGCCTGATGGATCGGTCCGAGAGACGCGCCACCTCCGTAGTGGTCCTGTATCACAACGGTCACTGACGACGCCGGACGGCGTGCGCCGCCCGATCCTGCGAGACGCGCGCTACAACACGCGCGGGCAACCCGAGCGCGTCGAACTCGGCAACGGCGTCGTGATTGCGTCGAGCTACGACCCCGAGACGTTCCGGCTGCGGCAGCGGACCGCCGCGGCGGAGGGCGAGGCGCCGCTCCAGGATCTGCGCCACACCTACGACCCGGTCGGCAACCTCGTCCACCTCGACGACCGCGCGCAGCGGCCAGGCGCCGAGCGCGTGATCCGGGGGCTCACCGTGGGTGCGCACCGCACCTTCCGCTACGACGCGCGGTACCAGCTCGTCGGTGCGACGGGGCGCGTCCACCGCGCGCTCATCGGCGGCGACTACCGAGGCGACGCTCCGCCGCCCGGGAGCTTCCGCGGCAGCAAGCGCGCGGCGCTCAATGACGGCCACGAGGTGAGTCGCTACGCGCGCGAGTACGCCTACGACGACGCGGGCGTCCTCGAGGGCTGGACACACCGGCCGGACTGGGCCCAGCGCGGTGACCGGCTCAGCGTCGAGAAGTGGGTGGATCCTGACAGCCACCGCTCGATCCCCCGCTACGACGTCAACGGCTTGCCCGAGTCGGACCCGGGAGGGCACTTCGACGCGCGCGGACAGCTCACGTGGCTCGCCACAGTGCGGCGAATGGAGTGGTCCGCGCGCGAGAAGCTGCGCCGCGTAGTGCTCATCGAGCGGGGCGCGGGTGAGCTCCCCGACGACGAGCGCTACGACTACGCCGCCGACGGCACCCGCGTGCGCAAGGTCCGCCGCCGCCGCGTCGCGCAGGAGACCGAGACCGTCGAGACCGTGTACCTCGACGGCTGCGAGCTGCGACGCGTGGCGAGGTCCTCCGAGCGAATCGTGCGCTGGACCGCGCACGTGGAGGACGGGGGCCAGCGCATCGCGAGCGTCTACCACTGGGAGCTCGACCGGCTCGGCACCGAGACCGACGACCCGGCCGCCGTACGGACGCACTACCTCCTGTCGGATCAGGTCGGCAGCGTGTCGCTCGAGGTCGGCGCGCGCCGCGAGTACCTCTCCTACGAGGAGCACTTCCCGTTCGGCCGCACCGCCTTCGTCGCCGGCGATGTGGTGCGAGAGGTGGCGATGCGCACGCTGCGTTTCGCGCAAAAGAACCAGGACGACGCGACCGGGTTCTACTGCTTCCAGCACCGCTACTACGCGCCCTTCATCGGCAACTGGGTCAGTCCCGATCCGGCGGGCGAGGTCGACGGCCCCAACCGATACGCGTACGCGCGGAACAACCCCGTCAACTTCGTCGATCCCGATGGCCTACAGTCCGTGCTCGCTGTCGGGCCGCCCATCGAAGACGAGGGCGAGGCGATCGACTACTACAACCGCACCTTCGCGCGCTTCCTCATGCGCGTGATCACTGACCTCGAGCCGGTCGAAGGTGAGTCGGGCCAGTGGCGGATCCCCGAGGGGGGGCACCGGCAGATGAGCTCCGCCGAGTGGGAGAGTCAGCTCGGGAGCTCGCGCGTCACGGCGTTGACGCGCATCGAAGGCGGAGGGAGCGCGCTGCCTCCACCGGGCGCGACGACCGGAGCGCCGCCCGAGGCCCCGGCCGGCGGAGGCGGCGACGGCGGCGAGGGCGTCGGCTCTCTGGCGCCCGATCCCGAGGCGTTGGAGCGCGACCTCGCCGCGATCGCGGCGCTGGATGTCGGTGTCGATCCGCTCGCCGGGCTGCCCGGCGGCGGCGGCGAGGGAGAAGGAGACCCGCCGCAGATTGGCGGCCACGGCCGTGGCAACGGCGGCGGCGGTGGTGGCGACCCCAGTCGGGGGCCGGGCACCGGGCGCGCGGGGATCGGTACGGGAGCCGGTCGAGGGATCGGTGAGGAGGGGGACGCCGCGGGGCGTGGCCGCGGCTTCGGACTGGGCACCCACGGCGACCAAGCCGAGGGCGGGGTGGTTGGCGGCAGCGAGGCGGGGCGCGGTCGGCGCCCCGGCGGCTCCCCGAACGGGCGTGACCCTCGCCCGGGTGGCGGTGGGCGCGGCGGCGGTCATCCCGGGCAGCGTGTTCCCCCGCCCCCCGGGGCACGGGTTGGCGAGCGCGCCATCCCAGGGGCCGAGGTCGGCACGACCACCGGTACCGGCACGACTCCGCACGACACGAGCGGCTCCGACATCGGCGCCACGGGCGGGAGCGACGCCGGCAGCCACCTCGGGAGCGCCTCGGGCGGTGCGAACGGTGACCTCCTCTCGGGCGGCGAGGGGGGCGAGCACGAGGCCACCTTCGAGGACTCCGTCAACGCAATCGTCGGTATCGCGACCGGGGATTTCGCTGGCAACGATCCCGAAGACCCGAACGCCAACGAGAACGGCGTCACCGGCGGCGTGCTCGGGCTCTTCGACTTCGGCGAGGCGACCCCGTACGTCGCGGCCGGCGCGGCCATCTTCCTGCTCCTCTTCGGCCGCCTGGGCGCGGCGAAGCGCGCGGTGCGGGAGACGCTCGAACAGATCGGCGACGCCGTGGGTCGCTGGTTCCGCGGCGCGCGCGACTGGGTCGGCGACATTTTCGGACGAGCCCGGCGGTGGTTCAGCGGCACCGACGTACCCGACGTGCCCTCGCGAAGAGTTCCGAACCTTCCCCGCGATGGCGTGGAGCCGGCCAGCTGGGGTGGCGAGTTCATCGACGATGGAGTGCTCCCAGACACGGGGACACCGAGCCATGGACGCCGACTCGGATCCCTGCGAGCGACTGCGCCGAACGAGTGGCGGTCGGCTGCGGGGCTCGTGTACGGTCCGGAGCACCCCAACTCAAAATTCAGAAACCGCGTAGAGCACGTATTGAATCATGCGGAGGACATCCCCACACGTCCGGGCCCACACGGTCATGGCGTCTTCGATTCAGGCCGCCGCGGCGCCTTGGCGGACGTCGACGAAGCCTGGCAGCGCGCGCAGGACAGCGTGCCTGGGCTGCGTGTCACGCCCCAGGGCAACCGAACCGTCTACGATGTTCCGATGGAACGACGTGTGGGCTTCGTGGGCGGCAAACACGGGGCCAACACCGGGAACCCCGACGCCGGGTGGATTCGCATCGTGATCGGGGATCGAGGCGTGGTGACCGCGTTCCCAGTACGCGGACCCGGGTGA
- a CDS encoding DUF4326 domain-containing protein, whose protein sequence is MSDAQSTLWPETRVGHVRDDAGAVEVYVGRGTIWGNPFVPRGRAALSRFTVTESDDPLGDYEAHLRSRPDLMARLPELRGRVLGCYCTRLGQRTRTERCHAQVLARLADEGAGPTP, encoded by the coding sequence ATGAGTGATGCGCAGTCCACGCTGTGGCCCGAGACGCGCGTTGGGCACGTCCGGGACGACGCCGGCGCCGTCGAAGTCTACGTCGGCCGCGGCACGATCTGGGGCAACCCCTTCGTGCCCCGAGGGAGGGCGGCGCTCAGTCGCTTCACCGTCACCGAGTCCGACGATCCGCTCGGCGACTACGAGGCGCACCTGCGGTCGCGGCCGGACCTGATGGCCAGGCTGCCGGAGCTTCGCGGGCGCGTACTCGGCTGCTACTGCACCCGGCTTGGTCAGCGGACGCGCACGGAGCGCTGCCACGCCCAGGTGCTCGCCCGGCTCGCGGACGAGGGCGCTGGCCCGACCCCGTGA
- a CDS encoding SpvB/TcaC N-terminal domain-containing protein, producing the protein MTALRPMELGGVAPADATATVQLEVGASTGSASMSVPIPLTAGRDGHGPTLSLSYGGHDPLSPLPHGWSLTGLPSVELDTRRGLPRYDGTDTHRFAGAELVPLDEPERTTAWTEGTYDVRVFRPRMETAAARIERWTERGSRRVHWRARTPDGGVMVFGRSDEARLADGERVYRWLLEASFDRLGNAMWVRYRGEDDASVDPLGLDATRFASAIANRYVDRILYGNAAPLAVHDALAPARWHFEAVLDYGDYDAEPTPARSWPVRPDVGMTGRPGFEVRTRRLCRRVMMFHRFEAELGAAFTLVGALELRVREAPEGSELQAVRYVGHRDRERVETPWAEVAYTTRTGDDAFEARDRDALR; encoded by the coding sequence GTGACGGCGCTGCGGCCGATGGAGCTCGGCGGCGTCGCGCCCGCCGACGCCACCGCGACCGTCCAGCTCGAGGTCGGAGCCTCTACCGGGAGCGCCTCGATGTCCGTCCCGATCCCCCTCACCGCGGGGCGCGACGGCCATGGGCCCACGCTGTCGCTGAGCTACGGCGGTCACGACCCGCTGTCACCGCTTCCGCATGGGTGGTCGCTCACCGGTCTCCCGTCGGTCGAGCTCGATACGCGCCGGGGTCTGCCTCGCTACGACGGCACGGACACGCATCGGTTCGCCGGGGCCGAGCTCGTCCCGCTGGACGAGCCGGAGAGGACGACGGCGTGGACGGAGGGGACCTACGACGTGCGGGTCTTCCGGCCGCGGATGGAGACGGCGGCCGCGCGCATCGAACGCTGGACGGAGCGCGGGTCTCGGCGCGTGCACTGGCGGGCGCGCACGCCCGACGGCGGCGTGATGGTCTTCGGGCGAAGCGACGAGGCCCGGCTGGCCGACGGCGAGCGCGTGTACCGGTGGCTGCTCGAGGCGAGCTTCGATCGGCTCGGGAACGCGATGTGGGTGCGCTATCGCGGCGAGGACGACGCGAGCGTCGATCCGCTCGGGCTCGACGCGACCCGCTTCGCGAGCGCCATCGCCAACCGCTACGTCGATCGCATTCTCTACGGCAACGCCGCGCCGCTCGCCGTGCACGACGCGCTCGCCCCCGCCCGCTGGCACTTCGAGGCGGTGCTCGACTACGGCGACTACGACGCGGAGCCGACCCCCGCGCGGTCCTGGCCGGTGCGCCCTGACGTCGGAATGACGGGGCGCCCCGGGTTCGAGGTGCGAACGCGTCGCCTCTGCCGCCGCGTCATGATGTTCCACCGCTTCGAGGCCGAGCTCGGCGCAGCGTTCACGCTCGTGGGTGCGCTCGAGCTGCGCGTGCGCGAGGCCCCCGAGGGATCGGAGCTGCAGGCGGTGAGATACGTCGGCCACAGAGACCGCGAGCGGGTCGAGACGCCCTGGGCCGAGGTCGCTTATACGACGCGCACAGGCGACGACGCCTTCGAGGCGCGCGATCGCGACGCGCTTCGGTGA